A genomic stretch from Bradyrhizobium quebecense includes:
- a CDS encoding CreA family protein gives MTSRNVSLCDVRLLSRWGCAALLMLLALGQAVPAAAADEPDLIFRRSTVFKWVSPNDKLATYGVDDPEVEGVACHFTVPEKGGFKGWLGLAEEVSDISLACRQIGPIRFKGKLGQGDDMFSKRRSLFFKKMQIVRGCDAKRNVLVYMVYSDKLIEGSPKNSTSSVPIMPWGATDATAVQKCGEFIQ, from the coding sequence ATGACATCGAGAAATGTGAGCTTGTGTGACGTGCGATTGTTGTCTCGATGGGGCTGCGCGGCGCTGCTGATGTTGCTGGCTTTGGGGCAGGCAGTTCCCGCGGCCGCGGCCGACGAACCGGACCTGATCTTTCGTCGTTCGACGGTGTTCAAATGGGTGAGCCCCAACGACAAGCTCGCGACCTATGGCGTCGACGACCCCGAGGTCGAGGGTGTCGCCTGTCACTTCACGGTGCCGGAGAAGGGCGGCTTCAAGGGCTGGCTCGGTCTTGCCGAGGAAGTCTCTGATATCTCGCTGGCTTGCCGGCAGATCGGGCCGATCCGCTTCAAGGGCAAGCTCGGCCAGGGCGACGACATGTTCAGCAAGCGGCGGTCGCTGTTCTTCAAGAAGATGCAGATCGTGCGCGGCTGCGATGCCAAGCGCAACGTGCTGGTTTACATGGTGTATTCCGACAAGCTGATCGAGGGCTCGCCGAAGAACTCGACGTCGTCGGTACCGATCATGCCGTGGGGCGCGACCGACGCTACCGCCGTGCAGAAGTGCGGCGAGTTCATTCAGTAG
- a CDS encoding DUF2161 domain-containing phosphodiesterase: METALYLPVKRFLEKLGFTVKGEIGGCDLVALSGGGPPVVVIGELKLAFNLELILQAVDRAAAADEVWIAAKVSARGKGRESDARYRNLCRRLGFGMLGVTDRGDVEVLVPPPTAAPRRNPKKRSRLITEHRKRKGDPAMGGSTRAPIMTAYRQQALACACALSDGPRRVRDLRAEIPDAGKILQHNVYGWFDRAERGIYVLTDAGRAALKRWPQQPINASGAEAAP; the protein is encoded by the coding sequence TTGGAAACCGCGCTTTATCTGCCCGTCAAACGCTTCCTCGAAAAGCTCGGCTTCACGGTGAAGGGCGAGATCGGCGGCTGCGATCTCGTGGCATTGAGCGGCGGCGGCCCGCCTGTCGTCGTGATCGGCGAACTGAAGCTCGCCTTCAATCTCGAACTGATCCTGCAGGCGGTCGATCGCGCCGCCGCCGCCGACGAGGTGTGGATCGCGGCCAAGGTTTCGGCGCGCGGCAAGGGCCGCGAGAGCGACGCGCGCTATCGCAATCTGTGCCGGCGGCTCGGTTTCGGCATGCTCGGCGTCACCGACCGCGGCGACGTCGAGGTGCTGGTGCCGCCGCCGACTGCGGCACCGCGCCGCAATCCGAAGAAGCGCTCGCGCCTGATCACCGAGCACCGGAAGCGCAAGGGCGATCCAGCCATGGGCGGATCGACGCGCGCGCCGATCATGACCGCCTACCGGCAGCAGGCGCTGGCCTGCGCCTGTGCGCTGTCGGATGGGCCCCGGCGAGTGCGCGACCTCCGCGCCGAGATTCCCGACGCCGGCAAGATCCTGCAGCATAATGTCTACGGCTGGTTCGATCGCGCGGAGCGCGGCATCTATGTCCTGACCGATGCCGGCCGTGCCGCGCTGAAGCGCTGGCCGCAGCAACCGATCAATGCGTCAGGGGCGGAAGCCGCCCCGTAA
- a CDS encoding ArgE/DapE family deacylase, which translates to MTAETQQRILSAVDEGFDAQLATTQAFVAIPSTRGAEGPCQDMIGDLLRERGYEVDDWHINLDELKDLRGFGPIEHDFSKARTVVGTYRPATNAGKSLILQGHCDVVPTGPLEMWETPPFSPVIKDGRMYGRGACDMKSGTIAALYALDAIKQAGLKPTARIHFQSVIEEESTGVGALSTLQRGYRADACFIPEPTNGKMIRSQVGVIWFRLKVRGFPVHVFEAGAGSNAIVAAYHLVHALEKLEIAWNERAKADRHFKDVNHPINFNPGIIKGGDWASSVPAWCDVDCRIAVLPGWSIAECQKEILACVSAAARDHRFLSNNPPQVEWSGFLSEGYELVNSEAAEAAFARAHQAVYGGAVEDRAFTALTDTRFYGRNYDIPSLCFGASGAAMHGFNEYVELESLRKSTKATALFIAEWCGVEKA; encoded by the coding sequence ATGACTGCCGAGACGCAACAACGAATCCTCAGCGCCGTTGACGAGGGATTCGATGCGCAGCTTGCGACGACGCAGGCCTTTGTCGCGATCCCCTCGACCCGCGGCGCCGAGGGGCCGTGCCAGGACATGATCGGCGATCTCTTGCGCGAGCGCGGCTATGAGGTCGACGACTGGCACATCAATCTCGACGAGCTGAAGGATTTGCGCGGCTTCGGCCCGATCGAGCATGATTTCTCCAAGGCGCGCACCGTGGTCGGTACCTACCGCCCGGCCACCAATGCCGGCAAATCGCTGATCCTGCAGGGCCACTGCGACGTGGTGCCGACCGGCCCGCTCGAGATGTGGGAGACGCCGCCGTTCTCGCCGGTCATCAAGGACGGCAGGATGTACGGCCGCGGCGCCTGCGACATGAAGTCCGGCACGATTGCCGCGCTCTACGCGCTGGATGCGATCAAGCAGGCCGGGCTGAAGCCGACGGCGCGGATTCACTTCCAGTCTGTGATCGAGGAGGAGAGCACCGGCGTCGGCGCGCTCTCGACCTTGCAGCGCGGCTACCGCGCCGATGCCTGCTTCATCCCGGAGCCGACCAACGGCAAGATGATCCGCTCGCAGGTCGGCGTGATCTGGTTCCGCCTGAAGGTGCGCGGCTTCCCAGTGCATGTGTTCGAGGCCGGCGCCGGCTCGAACGCGATCGTGGCGGCGTACCATCTGGTGCACGCGCTGGAGAAGCTCGAGATCGCCTGGAACGAGCGCGCCAAGGCCGACCGCCATTTCAAGGACGTCAATCATCCGATCAATTTCAATCCGGGCATCATCAAGGGCGGCGACTGGGCCTCCAGCGTGCCGGCCTGGTGCGATGTCGACTGCCGCATCGCAGTGCTGCCGGGCTGGTCGATCGCCGAGTGTCAGAAGGAGATTCTGGCCTGCGTGTCGGCTGCGGCGCGCGATCACCGCTTTCTCTCCAACAATCCGCCGCAGGTGGAATGGTCGGGATTCCTGTCGGAAGGCTACGAACTGGTGAACTCCGAAGCGGCGGAAGCGGCGTTCGCTAGGGCGCATCAAGCGGTCTATGGCGGGGCGGTGGAAGACCGCGCCTTCACCGCGTTGACCGACACGCGCTTCTACGGCCGGAACTACGACATCCCGAGCCTCTGCTTTGGCGCCAGTGGCGCGGCGATGCACGGCTTCAACGAATATGTCGAGCTGGAATCGCTGCGGAAGTCGACCAAGGCCACCGCGCTGTTCATCGCGGAATGGTGCGGGGTGGAGAAGGCGTAG
- a CDS encoding dihydrofolate reductase, with the protein MPALRVEGFVIVSADGRLANAHNVMPDDLKIEGDKRFFTAALDRADLVVHGRHSQEEQPNAPKRRRLILTGKVAAIAPDPDNPKALLWNPAGCPFETASREAGVTSGMVAIIGGPGVFGMFMDRYDTFWLSVAPRVHIPDGEPCFPGVPARTPQQVLSAHGLHAGAPQLIDAAQDVSVTPWRRVG; encoded by the coding sequence GTGCCAGCGTTGCGTGTTGAGGGCTTTGTCATCGTCTCGGCCGACGGCCGGCTGGCGAACGCGCACAACGTGATGCCTGACGATCTCAAGATCGAGGGCGACAAGCGGTTCTTCACCGCAGCCCTCGACCGCGCCGATCTCGTCGTGCATGGCCGCCACTCCCAGGAAGAGCAGCCGAACGCACCGAAACGGCGCCGCCTGATCCTGACCGGCAAGGTCGCGGCGATCGCACCCGACCCGGACAATCCGAAAGCGCTATTGTGGAATCCCGCCGGCTGCCCGTTCGAGACCGCGAGCCGCGAGGCCGGCGTGACCTCGGGCATGGTCGCGATCATCGGCGGCCCCGGCGTGTTCGGCATGTTCATGGACCGCTACGACACATTCTGGCTCTCGGTCGCGCCCAGGGTGCACATCCCCGACGGCGAGCCGTGCTTTCCCGGCGTCCCTGCCCGCACCCCGCAGCAGGTGCTGTCGGCGCACGGCCTTCACGCCGGTGCGCCGCAACTGATCGACGCCGCACAGGATGTCAGCGTCACGCCGTGGCGGCGGGTGGGTTGA
- a CDS encoding putative quinol monooxygenase yields the protein MIVVTGSVTARPDSFDEVRRLSLEHVHRSRTEPGCISHAVQVDCENPLRLVFFEQWADRAALAAHFAVPASRDFVRSLQSLAAAATTIELYDAHKIERL from the coding sequence ATGATTGTCGTCACCGGCAGCGTCACCGCCCGCCCCGACTCGTTCGACGAGGTGCGTCGGCTGAGCCTCGAACATGTCCATCGCTCGCGCACAGAGCCCGGCTGCATCTCCCACGCGGTCCAGGTCGACTGCGAGAATCCGCTCAGGCTGGTGTTTTTCGAGCAATGGGCCGACCGCGCCGCGCTGGCGGCGCATTTCGCGGTCCCCGCCTCGCGCGATTTCGTCCGCTCCCTGCAATCTCTTGCGGCCGCAGCGACCACCATCGAACTTTATGACGCTCACAAGATTGAGAGACTCTAG
- a CDS encoding cobalamin-binding protein produces the protein MRDFPPRRIVCLTDETVETLYLLGEQDRIVGVSGYAMRPPQVRREKPRVSAFISADLPNILALDPDLVLAFSDLQADIVADLVRAGVAVHVFNQRDVAGILAMIRTLGAMVGVAERAGQLAQGLAQRLAAIAATPRPAPRPKVYFEEWDDPLISGIGWVSELIEIAGGEDALPHLRVHKAARDRIVTPDAVREAMPDVILASWCGKKVVPDRIRKREGWSDIPAVRDDRIVEIKSPIILQPGPAALTDGLDAIVRALWAARA, from the coding sequence ATGCGTGACTTCCCTCCCCGCCGGATCGTCTGCCTGACAGATGAGACGGTCGAGACGCTGTATCTGCTCGGCGAGCAGGACCGCATCGTCGGCGTCTCCGGCTATGCGATGCGGCCACCGCAGGTCCGCCGCGAGAAGCCGCGGGTGTCGGCGTTCATCTCCGCCGATCTCCCAAATATCCTGGCGCTCGATCCCGATCTGGTGCTCGCCTTCTCCGATCTGCAGGCCGACATCGTCGCCGATCTGGTGCGTGCCGGTGTCGCCGTGCACGTCTTCAACCAGCGCGACGTCGCCGGGATTCTCGCGATGATCCGCACTTTGGGTGCGATGGTCGGTGTCGCCGAGCGCGCCGGGCAGCTTGCGCAAGGCCTCGCACAACGGCTGGCCGCGATCGCGGCAACGCCGCGTCCGGCGCCGCGACCAAAGGTCTATTTCGAGGAATGGGACGATCCGCTGATCAGCGGCATCGGCTGGGTGTCCGAGCTGATCGAGATCGCCGGCGGCGAGGACGCGCTGCCGCATCTGCGGGTGCACAAGGCCGCCAGGGATCGCATCGTCACGCCCGACGCCGTGCGCGAGGCGATGCCCGACGTGATCCTGGCATCCTGGTGCGGCAAGAAGGTCGTGCCCGACCGCATCCGCAAGCGGGAGGGATGGAGCGACATCCCGGCCGTGCGCGACGACCGCATCGTCGAGATCAAGTCGCCGATCATCCTGCAGCCCGGCCCCGCCGCGTTGACGGATGGGCTCGATGCGATCGTCAGGGCGTTGTGGGCGGCGCGAGCGTGA
- a CDS encoding polysaccharide deacetylase family protein, producing the protein MRIAAGLIFAGTVSLLASSAAWSQTPPAKGAAAAPAAAAPAPAAAAPAPTAAAAQVPPKQPPQPARAACNNPNALGVARTVEIDTTGGPGFGFEHFKQLDFLRDHEVVLTFDDGPWPANTPAVLKALADECTTGIFFPIGKHATYHPEILRQVYAAGHTVGSHTWSHENLNNKKLTEDQKKDEIERGLAAVKWALETSPSPFFRFPALQHPPEMVTYLGNRNIAIFSCDLDSFDFKSKNSQAVIDTVMKKLAKLGKGIILMHDFQKHTAEALPTLLTQLKAGGYKVVAMRAKFPATVLPQYEQELAKDVKLPTVSSRPVNSVVTTVDQ; encoded by the coding sequence ATGCGCATTGCGGCAGGTCTGATTTTCGCAGGGACCGTATCGTTGCTCGCGTCGAGCGCAGCTTGGTCGCAGACGCCGCCCGCCAAGGGCGCCGCCGCGGCACCGGCGGCCGCAGCTCCAGCGCCTGCCGCAGCTGCGCCGGCGCCCACCGCAGCGGCCGCTCAAGTGCCGCCGAAGCAACCGCCGCAGCCGGCACGCGCCGCCTGCAACAACCCGAACGCGCTCGGCGTCGCCCGCACCGTCGAGATCGACACCACCGGCGGTCCAGGTTTCGGCTTCGAGCATTTCAAGCAGCTCGACTTCTTGCGCGACCATGAGGTGGTGCTGACCTTCGACGACGGTCCGTGGCCGGCCAACACACCGGCAGTGCTGAAGGCGCTCGCGGATGAATGCACCACGGGCATCTTCTTCCCGATCGGCAAGCACGCCACCTATCACCCGGAGATCCTGCGCCAGGTCTATGCCGCCGGCCACACCGTCGGCTCGCATACCTGGTCGCACGAGAATCTGAACAACAAGAAGCTGACCGAGGATCAGAAGAAGGACGAGATCGAGCGCGGCCTGGCTGCGGTCAAGTGGGCGCTCGAGACGTCGCCATCGCCGTTCTTCCGCTTCCCGGCGCTGCAGCATCCGCCGGAGATGGTCACCTATCTTGGCAACCGCAACATTGCGATCTTCTCCTGCGACCTCGACTCCTTCGACTTCAAGTCGAAGAACTCGCAAGCTGTGATCGACACCGTGATGAAGAAGCTCGCCAAGCTCGGCAAGGGCATCATCTTGATGCACGACTTCCAGAAGCACACCGCGGAAGCCCTGCCGACGCTGCTGACGCAGCTCAAGGCCGGCGGCTACAAGGTGGTGGCGATGCGCGCCAAATTCCCGGCGACCGTGCTGCCGCAATACGAGCAGGAGCTCGCCAAGGACGTCAAGCTGCCGACCGTGAGCTCGCGGCCGGTGAACAGCGTCGTCACCACCGTCGATCAGTAG
- a CDS encoding pyridoxamine 5'-phosphate oxidase family protein, which produces MSSRNRVKRRHDRGFYDHATVHKILDASMLCHVSYVIDGQPYCTPTFFWREGTKLYWHGSSASRMLENQSEGQRVCLTVAHLDSLVLARCGFNHSADYRAVMAFGTAYLVTDPEEKERAIVAMVDRFFPERTASLRASNKQEIKATSFIAMEIEEASAKVRAKGVADDDDDYELPIYAERIPVRTVLGAPEPCPRLLDGVTRPTTLDGYSEGRLLEDALRDAYFAQYKEG; this is translated from the coding sequence ATGTCGTCCCGCAACCGGGTCAAGCGCCGCCATGACCGCGGCTTCTACGACCACGCCACCGTGCACAAGATCCTGGACGCCTCGATGCTGTGCCACGTCTCCTACGTGATCGACGGTCAGCCCTATTGCACGCCGACCTTCTTCTGGCGCGAGGGCACCAAGCTCTATTGGCACGGCTCCAGCGCGAGCCGAATGCTGGAGAACCAGTCGGAAGGGCAGCGGGTGTGCCTGACGGTCGCCCATCTCGACAGCCTGGTGCTGGCGCGTTGCGGCTTCAACCATTCAGCCGACTATCGCGCGGTGATGGCGTTCGGCACTGCCTACCTCGTGACCGACCCGGAAGAGAAGGAGCGCGCGATCGTCGCGATGGTCGACCGCTTCTTTCCCGAGCGTACCGCGAGCTTGCGCGCCAGCAACAAGCAGGAAATCAAGGCGACCTCGTTCATCGCGATGGAGATCGAGGAGGCCTCGGCAAAGGTGCGCGCCAAGGGCGTCGCCGACGACGACGACGATTACGAGTTGCCGATCTATGCCGAGCGCATTCCGGTGCGCACGGTGCTCGGCGCGCCCGAGCCGTGCCCGCGGCTGCTCGACGGCGTGACGCGGCCGACAACGCTCGATGGCTATTCGGAAGGCCGTCTGCTCGAAGATGCATTGCGGGATGCCTATTTTGCACAATACAAGGAGGGGTGA
- a CDS encoding L,D-transpeptidase family protein — MRARGRGISIFDSANGRFWQFAILTAAGTVAASSQADAALFYWNRDSGYYGDVEPMPPQQPRPKPKRSTVKKNPAIEKEAGRKPQGPLIISVSIDQQRVSIYDTNGLYAESPVSTGMKGHSTPMGVFSVIQKQKYHQSNIYSGAPMPYMQRITWSGIAMHAGVLPGYPASHGCIRMPMSFAVKMYNWTRMGARVFVTPGTISPESFSHPLLATQKVIPQQPVADDVLKMDAPLGVKSDKGADRQSSLDLRTSVGHAPASLRDNTHTADASGAMPAASASATMSDASSSTARDAIAEKIAADKSETTATEAAAADKPAEANSAAGDSSVATDDKTVGETTGSIDTPKSGVSASAPVKAEAKVDEPKPDAAKPGVAEAPKADAPKTDAANAANAVKTADKPAEAATAADTSDAKQDAAKDPARLPGVAKIDAPKRAGQIAVFISRKDSKLYVRQNFAPLFEVPVTIAASDRPLGTHVFTAEADKTDANLLRWSVVTLPTRNAARIDVEERAAHRRKLAAAAPAEVKPHPATDTPAEALDRITIPADAMARINEALGTGGSIIVSDLGVNQGETGEGTDFILPLR, encoded by the coding sequence ATGCGCGCACGCGGACGTGGGATTTCAATTTTTGATTCTGCGAATGGGCGGTTCTGGCAGTTTGCAATCCTGACGGCGGCCGGCACCGTGGCCGCCTCCTCGCAGGCCGATGCAGCCCTGTTCTACTGGAACCGTGACTCCGGCTATTACGGCGATGTCGAGCCGATGCCGCCGCAGCAGCCCCGGCCGAAGCCGAAGCGCAGCACGGTCAAGAAGAATCCGGCGATCGAGAAGGAGGCCGGCCGCAAGCCGCAGGGTCCCCTGATCATCTCGGTCTCGATCGACCAGCAGCGCGTCAGCATTTACGACACCAACGGCCTCTACGCCGAGAGCCCGGTATCGACGGGCATGAAGGGGCATTCGACCCCGATGGGTGTCTTCAGCGTTATCCAGAAGCAGAAATACCACCAGTCCAACATCTACAGCGGCGCGCCGATGCCGTACATGCAGCGCATCACCTGGTCGGGCATCGCCATGCACGCCGGCGTGCTGCCGGGCTATCCGGCCTCGCATGGCTGCATCCGCATGCCGATGTCGTTTGCGGTCAAGATGTACAACTGGACGCGGATGGGCGCCCGCGTGTTCGTCACGCCGGGCACGATCTCGCCGGAGAGTTTCTCGCATCCGCTGCTGGCGACGCAGAAGGTCATCCCGCAGCAGCCGGTTGCCGATGACGTCCTGAAGATGGATGCGCCGCTCGGCGTGAAGAGCGACAAGGGTGCGGACAGGCAATCCAGTCTCGACTTGCGCACCAGCGTCGGCCATGCGCCCGCGTCGCTGCGCGACAACACCCACACCGCCGACGCCAGCGGCGCGATGCCGGCGGCGAGCGCGTCGGCGACGATGTCCGATGCGTCCTCCTCGACCGCGCGCGACGCCATTGCGGAGAAGATCGCGGCTGACAAGTCCGAGACGACGGCGACCGAGGCTGCCGCGGCCGACAAGCCGGCCGAGGCCAACTCCGCCGCTGGCGACAGCAGCGTCGCCACCGACGACAAGACGGTCGGCGAAACCACCGGCAGCATCGACACGCCGAAGTCCGGGGTGTCCGCAAGCGCCCCGGTGAAGGCCGAAGCCAAAGTCGACGAGCCGAAGCCGGACGCCGCCAAGCCTGGCGTTGCCGAGGCACCCAAGGCCGACGCACCGAAGACTGACGCGGCCAATGCGGCGAATGCGGTCAAGACGGCGGACAAGCCCGCCGAGGCCGCAACCGCCGCTGATACTTCCGATGCCAAGCAGGACGCAGCCAAGGATCCGGCACGGCTGCCGGGCGTCGCCAAGATCGACGCGCCGAAGCGCGCCGGACAGATCGCGGTGTTCATCAGCCGCAAGGATTCCAAGCTCTATGTGCGGCAGAACTTTGCGCCGCTGTTCGAGGTGCCGGTGACGATCGCGGCGAGCGACCGGCCGCTCGGCACGCATGTGTTCACCGCGGAAGCCGACAAGACCGATGCGAACCTGCTGCGCTGGTCGGTGGTGACGCTGCCGACCCGCAACGCCGCCCGCATCGACGTCGAGGAGCGCGCCGCGCATCGTCGCAAGCTGGCGGCCGCAGCGCCGGCCGAGGTCAAGCCGCATCCGGCGACCGACACCCCGGCCGAGGCGCTCGACCGCATCACGATTCCGGCCGACGCGATGGCGCGGATCAACGAAGCGCTCGGCACCGGCGGATCGATCATCGTCTCCGACCTCGGCGTGAACCAGGGCGAGACCGGCGAAGGCACCGACTTCATCCTGCCGCTGCGCTGA
- a CDS encoding GrlR family regulatory protein — protein sequence MIRNGLYHITVEFLDGVSGGNQGVMVLRDGQMRGGDSFFFAHGSYTAADGKWKGEVTNEEHSPTYGERPVWERKVVTIGFTGTYTDETAEGDGMALAGKQSIRFRSKLRLLVAD from the coding sequence ATGATCCGGAACGGCCTCTATCACATCACCGTCGAATTTCTCGATGGCGTCTCTGGCGGCAACCAGGGCGTCATGGTGCTGCGCGACGGCCAGATGCGCGGCGGTGACTCGTTCTTCTTCGCCCATGGCAGCTACACCGCGGCCGACGGCAAGTGGAAGGGCGAGGTCACCAACGAGGAGCATTCGCCGACCTATGGCGAGCGCCCGGTGTGGGAACGCAAGGTGGTCACCATCGGTTTTACCGGCACCTACACCGACGAGACCGCCGAGGGCGACGGCATGGCGCTGGCCGGCAAGCAGAGCATCCGCTTCAGGTCGAAGCTGCGGCTGCTGGTTGCCGACTAA
- a CDS encoding PaaI family thioesterase: MTPLEKIQSMKMPFAELKGVTFTEAGQDRVVAKMLVRPDLCTLRNTIHGGAVMAFADSVGAAATVINLPEDAKGTTTLESKTNFIGGAKEGTTVIATATPVHRGRRTQVWQTRLETEDGKLVAVVTQTQLVL; the protein is encoded by the coding sequence ATGACGCCGCTCGAAAAGATCCAGTCGATGAAGATGCCGTTTGCGGAACTGAAGGGCGTCACCTTCACCGAGGCCGGCCAGGATCGCGTGGTCGCGAAAATGCTGGTGCGGCCGGACCTCTGCACGCTCCGCAACACCATCCACGGCGGCGCGGTGATGGCCTTCGCGGACTCGGTCGGTGCTGCCGCCACCGTGATCAACCTGCCTGAGGACGCCAAGGGCACCACGACGCTGGAGAGCAAAACCAACTTCATCGGCGGGGCCAAGGAGGGGACCACCGTGATCGCAACGGCGACCCCGGTCCATCGGGGCCGGCGGACCCAGGTCTGGCAGACCAGGCTGGAAACCGAGGACGGCAAGCTGGTCGCCGTCGTCACGCAAACGCAGCTGGTATTATAA
- a CDS encoding DUF6719 family protein — protein sequence MPRIGLVALVSAAALVAIIHAASAQTVMREADIVDLRVGQRVLVDDGSCPAGQIKQVIGAKLSQNGVVRTQSCVPRLAKK from the coding sequence ATGCCGCGCATTGGATTGGTCGCGCTGGTCAGCGCTGCAGCACTTGTCGCGATCATTCATGCCGCCTCCGCACAGACCGTCATGCGCGAGGCTGACATCGTCGACCTCCGGGTCGGTCAGCGCGTCCTGGTCGATGACGGCTCCTGCCCGGCCGGGCAGATCAAGCAGGTGATCGGCGCCAAGCTGAGCCAGAACGGTGTGGTGCGGACCCAAAGCTGCGTGCCGCGCCTCGCCAAAAAGTAA
- a CDS encoding glutathione peroxidase yields MMDRRTLIVAAFAAAAGSRALHAEQQAMSRITAYAFSFPALSGGDIRLADYAGHPLMIVNTASLCGFTPQYAGLQQLWNEFRDRGFVIIGVPSNDFGGQEPGGPTEIAETAQHQYGVTFPIAAKAVVKGANAHPFYRWAAETRPKDVPRWNFHKYLIGRDGYIADVFPESVTPDDTRIKTGIARALAAA; encoded by the coding sequence ATGATGGACCGCAGGACACTGATCGTGGCGGCCTTCGCCGCTGCCGCAGGATCCCGTGCACTGCATGCGGAGCAGCAGGCGATGAGCCGGATCACGGCCTACGCCTTCTCATTTCCGGCACTCTCCGGCGGCGACATTCGCCTTGCCGACTATGCCGGCCATCCGCTGATGATCGTGAACACGGCCTCGCTCTGTGGCTTCACGCCGCAATATGCCGGCCTGCAGCAATTGTGGAACGAATTCCGCGATCGCGGCTTCGTCATCATCGGCGTACCCTCCAATGATTTCGGCGGCCAGGAACCCGGCGGCCCGACCGAGATCGCCGAGACCGCGCAGCATCAATACGGCGTCACCTTCCCGATCGCGGCGAAAGCCGTGGTCAAGGGCGCAAACGCGCATCCGTTTTACCGCTGGGCGGCGGAAACACGGCCCAAGGACGTGCCGCGCTGGAATTTCCACAAATACCTGATCGGCCGCGACGGCTATATCGCCGACGTCTTCCCTGAGTCGGTCACGCCGGACGACACGCGCATCAAGACCGGGATCGCACGGGCACTGGCAGCGGCCTGA
- a CDS encoding GNAT family N-acetyltransferase, translating into MNYDSIRPTSARGTVRTLSQQEELPLLRDHLLRLDRTSRHDRFHGFIDDSFIRRYAERCANDGTVIIAYFEDGVVRGAAELHPSEQSPDAQPEIAFSVERAVRRKGVGSTLFRKLIAEAHAKGYSSLRITTGAQNDAMRALATKFGAQLSFRHGESTGSIDLTEQNQPEPAPAAAPVTPVEAARVIVDMNRAYWRMVMQMSGWGRAA; encoded by the coding sequence ATGAACTATGATTCCATACGTCCGACGTCCGCCAGGGGCACCGTGCGGACGTTGAGCCAGCAGGAGGAGCTTCCTCTGCTGCGCGATCACCTGCTGCGACTGGATCGTACCAGCCGCCATGATCGTTTTCATGGCTTCATCGACGACAGTTTCATCCGCCGCTATGCCGAGCGTTGCGCCAACGACGGCACGGTCATCATCGCCTATTTCGAGGATGGCGTGGTCCGCGGCGCAGCCGAGCTGCATCCGTCGGAGCAGTCACCGGATGCGCAGCCGGAAATCGCCTTCAGCGTGGAGCGGGCGGTGCGGCGCAAGGGCGTCGGCAGCACCCTGTTCCGCAAGCTGATCGCCGAGGCGCATGCCAAGGGCTACAGCAGCCTGCGCATCACCACCGGCGCGCAGAACGACGCGATGCGTGCGCTCGCCACCAAGTTCGGTGCGCAGCTGAGCTTCCGTCATGGTGAGTCCACCGGCAGCATCGACCTGACCGAGCAGAATCAGCCCGAACCGGCGCCGGCCGCTGCACCGGTTACGCCGGTCGAGGCCGCGCGCGTGATCGTCGACATGAACCGCGCCTACTGGCGAATGGTGATGCAGATGTCCGGCTGGGGCCGTGCCGCCTGA